Genomic segment of Candidatus Liberimonas magnetica:
GAAAGTGTCAGTTCTATTGTCATTGTTTACTTGCTGAGACCCCGGACCTGCTTTGATTGACATTCTTACACCGTTCACCAAACCTCTTCTATATGCGGCTATATAACGTTGAAAATTGATAGTCTCAGGGTTAAAATATCCTATAGCGTTTATATTTGTATTTCTGAACTGGCGGTGCCATACCTGTAGAGACAATCCTTCTGGCGGAAGAAACAAGATACCTTTTAAAAGCAAACCTGTTCTTTCATTCCCATCACTGAAACTTCTGGAGTCGACGCCCGCTATTGCTACAAACTTTTTATGAATTGGAACATCAAGGCTTGCAAACAAAGTCGTGACAGATATATCATTATCAAAACAAATGAAAGTATCTACTATGGTTTTGTCTACAGTTGTTTCAAACCGGAATCCGCCAGGAGTTGTATAGACTGCATTACCTCCAAATAACGGCATTGATCTTTTCAGGTATTGAAGCGACCCTCCTTGTAAAGAAAATAGCCACCTGTCATATGCTTTATTCGTATATTTTAATTGATAAGATTGAGTACTTTGTGATCTTATTGAATCGTTATACCCGGAATAACCAAACAACAAACCAAGCGTTGAATGTTTTCTCAGTGCATCATTAATAGAGAAAATATGCTGCTCAACGAACAGGTTATCGCTGTCCTTGGCATAATATCCTTCGTAAGCCGGAAAAAATGCATCGCACATGACAGATAAGAACAACAAAATGGAAGTTGCGACAATTACTTTCCTCATCTTGAACCCCACGTTTTTTTCAGGGACAATAGCTCCGTAAAATAGCCTGAAACAGATGCCGGTGAAAGGAAGAATTGATACACAGTAATATACATTAAGAATCCCCATAAATTTCTTCTTACTTTCAGTCCCTGCGTATAAAACATTTTATTTTGTATCGTAAACATTAAATAATTCATAATAAAAGTCAACGGCAAAACGAGCAAAGTGTAAGGCCCTGCAATGAAAAAGTATCCGAATAAAGCCAGGATAATACCCGGAACGAATATGAAGAGATAAACAGAATCAAGCATTGGAAACGCCAAGTTCCAGAATATGAACAAAGTTGAGAACCTGTCTTGAAATAGTATCCTGGGGTTATACTTGAAACCTTCTATCATGCCTCTGGCCCAGCGTTTTTTCTGCTGGTAAAATGCTTTATATGTCTCAGGAACATTAGTAAATGATACTGCGTTTTCCGCAAACCCGGTGCGGTAGCCTCGGCTCAATAAATCCCATGTTAGAACTATATCTTCACCTACAACCGTCCTCCATCCGCCTATCTTCTTAAGGATATCTTTCCGGTATATTGAGAATGCCCCCTGCACTACAAGCGTACCCTGAAAAAGGCTCTGCATCCTCTTTATTGAGCCTATACCCAGGAAATAATCCCATTCCTGCAGTTTTGTCAGCATATTCTTCCTGGAGTTCCTTGCAAGCACAGCTCCGGCTACAGCTGCGGTATTTTGCGGATCAGAATACATACGTTCAACTATGTTCTTTAAAGCATTACGCCACAGATATGTATCTGAATCAACTGATACTATGAGGTCGTACTTAGCCTCTCTTAACCCTGCATTTAACGCCTCCGCTTTACCCTTGTGGTTATTATTTAGAACCTTTATTCCTGGCAAGGCTGTAAGTATTAGTGAAGTCCTGTCTGTAGAACCGTCGTCAACGACTATTATCTCTAAAGGCCCTTCATATCCATTTTTCTGTATAGATTCAACCGTATCCACAATTTTATTCGACTCATTATAATCAGGAATGAGAATAGTTAAACCCGGATATTCAGAACAATATTTCGTCTGCGGGCGATGGTCAGCCAGGAGGCTCAGGGCTAAAAACATATATATGTAACCAGGAATGATCGCTATGGAATATACAAGAAAACAAGCAATAATGAAAGGCATATATTTCGCAAGGCTTTCCATCCATGGAGTAGCCAGATATATGCACAAAACCACCCACAACATTGAAGCTGTCAGGCAGAAATAGAATTTATTTTTTACGGGAATGTACATAGAATGTGGAACCCCTCAGGTAGTCCCGCATTGCGGGAGTTTAAATAACGTGACATCCCGCTATGGCGGGATCGATGAGGTTATTTCATAAAACAGCGCTGCTTTTTAGCACAACTTTTTTAGAAATTGAAAATACTTCTACCGGTATAGGAATATTTTTGAAAGAGAGTTTTCCTTTTGTCACCGCGGCAAAAGGGAATCCCTCTTGGTTATTATTTTTTAAACCGGCTTTTTCAATGGTTTCAGCAAGGGTCAGGATTTCTCCGGCCTTTGCTACGGAGCACAGGCGGCTTGCCAGATTTACAGCATGGCCAAGGGCCGTATAATCCATCCGGTTGCTCGTTCCATAAGCGCCTATTACTGTCTCACCCGTAGCTACGCCTAAACCCAACGGCCGGAATGGACGTCCCAAAGACGAACGTTCCTCCATCCATCTCAGGTGTGCCAGTTGAATGGCAACAGAAGCTTCCAGCGCTCGCAGAGCGTGGTCATCCTGGCGGAACGGAGCTCCGAATAAAGCCATAAATCCGTCACCCAGGAACTTGTCTATCATCCCGTCTGCTTTCTCAACACCGGCAACCATAACCTCAAGGAAAGAGTTAAGAGTCTCCTGGATATCTTCCGGTGTTACCTCATTGGCAAGGGTGGTGAAGCCTCGCAGATCGCCGAATAATACCGTTATTTCACGCCTTTCCATTTTAAGGAATTCGCTTATATTTCTTTTCTTCATAGTTTCCACAACTTTAGGAGAAACAAAGCGGGAGAACGTGTATTCAAGGAACTGGTTCTTATCTTTTAGGAACTCTCTTGTGGCCTTAAGCGTCAGATGCGTTTCTACGCGGGCACGGACTTCCTCTGAATGAAAGGGTTTAG
This window contains:
- a CDS encoding glycosyltransferase family 2 protein → MYIPVKNKFYFCLTASMLWVVLCIYLATPWMESLAKYMPFIIACFLVYSIAIIPGYIYMFLALSLLADHRPQTKYCSEYPGLTILIPDYNESNKIVDTVESIQKNGYEGPLEIIVVDDGSTDRTSLILTALPGIKVLNNNHKGKAEALNAGLREAKYDLIVSVDSDTYLWRNALKNIVERMYSDPQNTAAVAGAVLARNSRKNMLTKLQEWDYFLGIGSIKRMQSLFQGTLVVQGAFSIYRKDILKKIGGWRTVVGEDIVLTWDLLSRGYRTGFAENAVSFTNVPETYKAFYQQKKRWARGMIEGFKYNPRILFQDRFSTLFIFWNLAFPMLDSVYLFIFVPGIILALFGYFFIAGPYTLLVLPLTFIMNYLMFTIQNKMFYTQGLKVRRNLWGFLMYITVYQFFLSPASVSGYFTELLSLKKTWGSR
- a CDS encoding response regulator, which translates into the protein MTDNAIFHQNIPKILIVDDTPANLELLFAMLDERRYKIRAAVSGKIALEAAHNDAPDLILLDINMPEMNGYEVCRCLKEDEKLKDIPVIFLSALSEQEDKVKAFAAGGVDYITKPFHSEEVRARVETHLTLKATREFLKDKNQFLEYTFSRFVSPKVVETMKKRNISEFLKMERREITVLFGDLRGFTTLANEVTPEDIQETLNSFLEVMVAGVEKADGMIDKFLGDGFMALFGAPFRQDDHALRALEASVAIQLAHLRWMEERSSLGRPFRPLGLGVATGETVIGAYGTSNRMDYTALGHAVNLASRLCSVAKAGEILTLAETIEKAGLKNNNQEGFPFAAVTKGKLSFKNIPIPVEVFSISKKVVLKSSAVL